In a genomic window of Chryseobacterium sp. G0162:
- a CDS encoding helix-turn-helix domain-containing protein: MGLKKTEQKDYAKFLYTEKNLTQKEIAEKAGVTEKTLIKWINENDQEWKKLRNSLMTTKPHQIKMLYGQLERLNETIQNRKIVYDVPDQLLKPIKVKDASGKEKLEYPKFNEQDYPIKIGNFPTSKESDTIVKITNAINKLEGETSIGDMVQVAMMFCEYVRDIDFEQAQKTSELFDMFIRQHLA; encoded by the coding sequence ATGGGCTTAAAAAAAACAGAGCAAAAAGATTACGCGAAGTTTCTATACACTGAAAAAAATCTAACTCAAAAAGAGATCGCAGAAAAGGCAGGAGTAACGGAAAAAACATTGATCAAATGGATCAATGAAAACGATCAGGAATGGAAAAAGCTTCGTAACTCTTTAATGACTACAAAGCCACATCAAATCAAAATGCTTTACGGACAATTGGAAAGACTAAATGAAACGATCCAAAACCGTAAAATTGTTTATGATGTTCCTGATCAATTACTAAAACCTATTAAGGTTAAAGATGCTTCCGGTAAAGAAAAACTGGAATATCCAAAATTTAACGAACAGGATTATCCGATCAAGATCGGAAACTTTCCAACATCCAAAGAATCAGATACAATTGTAAAGATCACCAATGCCATCAACAAACTGGAAGGTGAAACGTCAATCGGTGACATGGTTCAGGTTGCTATGATGTTCTGTGAATATGTAAGAGATATTGATTTTGAACAGGCACAAAAAACAAGCGAATTATTTGACATGTTTATCCGTCAACATTTGGCATAA
- a CDS encoding phage protein Gp36 family protein → MFLEIEDLKNVIYGYQIDQITEQNENITLQAIAAAEQEVRSYLANSSKKSVRYDIEAIMNATGDQRNAIILSHTATIAKYYIIELCNLDVIYETAKDRYDRAVSWLKMLSKGDISLDTLPTIDDTTPGTGDNDTYPFVYGSREKFNHE, encoded by the coding sequence ATGTTTTTAGAAATTGAAGATCTTAAAAATGTTATTTACGGTTATCAGATTGACCAAATAACCGAACAAAACGAGAACATCACCCTGCAAGCTATAGCCGCTGCCGAACAGGAAGTAAGAAGTTATTTAGCAAATAGCAGTAAAAAATCTGTGAGATACGATATTGAAGCTATTATGAATGCAACCGGTGATCAGAGAAATGCAATTATTCTTTCACATACGGCAACAATTGCAAAGTATTACATCATAGAGCTTTGTAATCTTGATGTAATCTACGAAACAGCTAAAGATCGTTACGATCGTGCTGTAAGCTGGCTTAAAATGCTATCAAAAGGAGATATCAGCCTGGATACTTTACCAACGATTGACGATACCACACCTGGAACCGGTGACAATGATACTTACCCATTTGTTTACGGAAGTCGAGAAAAGTTTAACCACGAATAA